Proteins co-encoded in one Thermoplasmata archaeon genomic window:
- a CDS encoding GTP-binding protein, translating to MGTDGGPGINEFMDWFLTEEEADAPSPPEPILMKKVCMLGDPAVGKTSLVARFVFSVFDDRYIETIGAKVVKRTMAVERVSTGERYRLKMIIWDIAGQRTLDFIKPTYYRDAEGAIVVADLTRRETLGNVPRWAESIRRVCGEIPIVLIVNKSDLKTHAQYTEAEAASVADGMGASLFMSSAKTGENVESAFGALGRALIQNTFARGRGAPSN from the coding sequence ATGGGGACGGACGGAGGGCCCGGTATCAACGAGTTCATGGACTGGTTTCTGACGGAGGAGGAGGCGGATGCCCCTTCACCCCCGGAGCCGATATTGATGAAGAAGGTCTGCATGCTCGGCGACCCGGCCGTCGGGAAGACGAGCCTTGTGGCGCGTTTTGTCTTCAGTGTCTTCGACGACAGGTACATCGAGACCATCGGGGCGAAGGTGGTCAAGAGGACGATGGCTGTGGAGAGGGTCTCGACGGGTGAGCGCTACAGGCTGAAGATGATAATATGGGACATCGCGGGCCAGAGGACGCTCGACTTCATCAAGCCGACCTATTACAGGGACGCGGAGGGCGCCATCGTCGTTGCCGACCTTACCCGCCGGGAGACGCTGGGCAACGTCCCCCGCTGGGCGGAATCGATACGGAGGGTGTGCGGTGAGATTCCCATCGTGCTCATAGTAAACAAGAGCGACCTGAAGACCCACGCCCAGTACACTGAAGCGGAGGCGGCGTCGGTGGCGGATGGGATGGGGGCCAGTCTCTTCATGAGCAGCGCAAAGACGGGGGAGAACGTCGAGAGCGCATTCGGCGCTCTGGGGAGGGCCCTGATTCAGAACACATTCGCCCGGGGGAGGGGAGCCCCCTCCAACTGA